A genomic window from Diospyros lotus cultivar Yz01 chromosome 2, ASM1463336v1, whole genome shotgun sequence includes:
- the LOC127794774 gene encoding uncharacterized protein LOC127794774, with the protein MQQPQPVPKSESSLEDIMKQLVANNLQFQQRTDTAIQNLEIQIGQLATNISELLSQGSGQLPSQPVSNPRGNVSAIVLRSGKELSSSPSPQPEFGQQQESQKEDQPPPIQKDKQPTTIDQDRGETSYNHPLPFPHRATQNKKSAKAELDKEIMETFKKVEVNIPLLEAIRQIPKYAKFLKDLCTHKRKLKGNEKINLGRNVSALIQPAMPQKCKDPGTFTIPCTIGNLQFHNAMLDLGASINVMPKSVYSSLQAGAGTLTSTGVMVQLANRSTSYPEGVLEDVLVKVKDFIFPTDFYVLNMEDDHTPGHAPLILGRPFLKTARTIINVHEGTLSMEFTGNTIQFNIIDAMKYPLEDHSALHVNFIDLMVEKACVELYNLESEFPTIHNFLDDMHCPQCHDGLSKCSVCSEIDEFLSIVESAPSHTISDSHVPPIEEVSVVENVVQVGGNINRLVPSIQQPPTLECKPLPENLKYTYLADGDKLLVIIADNLQPDQEEKLLNLLKQHKRAIGWSLADIPGISPSLCMHRIHLEEGARPARQPQRRLNPTILDVVKKEVSKLLSACIIYPISDSKWVSPVQVVPKKTGFTVVANERNELVPMRVQNS; encoded by the coding sequence ATGCAACAACCGCAACCAGTACCTAAATCCGAATCAAGCTTGGAAGATATCATGAAGCAGCTCGTTGCTAACAATCTCCAGTTTCAGCAAAGGACCGACACTGCCATACAAAATTTGGAGATACAGATTGGACAGCTGGCAACCAACATCAGTGAGCTACTgagtcaaggttcgggtcaGTTGCCTTCACAGCCAGTTTCAAATCCAAGGGGCAATGTAAGTGCTATCGTTCTCCGCAGTGGCAAGGAGTTAAGCAGCTCACCCTCTCCACAACCAGAATTTGGGCAGcaacaagaaagccaaaaggaagatcAGCCTCCTCCCATTCAAAAGGACAAGCAGCCCACCACCATTGATCAAGATAGAGGAGAGACTTCTTACAACCATCCACTGCCATTTCCTCACCGAgccactcaaaataaaaaaagcgcAAAAGCTGAGTTGGACAAAGAGATCatggaaactttcaaaaaagttGAGGTGAACATACCACTCTTGGAGGCCATCAGACAGATTCCCAAGTATGCCAAGTTTCTCAAAGACTTGTGCACCCACAAAAGGAAactgaaaggaaatgaaaaaatcaacttgGGAAGAAATGTGTCAGCATTGATTCAACCTGCCATGCCTCAGAaatgcaaagatccagggactttcaccattccttgcactattggaAATTTGCAATTTCATAATGCTATGTTGGATTTAGGAGCCTCTATTAATGTGATGCCTAAATCTGTGTATTCTTCTTTGCAGGCAGGTGCAGGCACATTGACATCTACAGGAGTGATGGTCCAGTTGGCAAATAGAAGCACATCATACCCTGAGGGAGTATTAGAGGATGTATTAGTAAAGGTAAAGGATTTCATATTCCCTACTGActtctatgttttgaatatggaggaTGATCACACACCCGGACACGCACCACTTATTCTAGGTAGACCCTTCTTGAAAACTGCAAGGACAATaattaatgtgcatgagggtactttATCTATGGAGTTCACTGGTAACACCattcaattcaatatcattGATGCCATGAAGTATCCCTTAGAAGATCATTCTGCCTTGCATGTTAACTTTATTGACTTAATGGTGGAGAAAGCATGTGTTGAGTTGTATAATCTTGAGTCTGAATTCCCCACCATCCATAATTTTCTTGATGATATGCATTGCCCTCAATGTCATGACGGACTCAGTAAGTGTAGTGTTTGTTCTGAAATAGATGAGTTTTTGAGTATTGTTGAGAGTGCACCTTCTCATACTATATCCGATTCTCATGTGCCTCCCATAGAGGAAGTTTCTGTTGTTGAGAATGTAGTGCAGGTAGGTGGCAACATAAACAGACTGGTGCCTTCAATTCAACAGCCACCCACCTTGGAGTGTAAGCCCCTGCCCGAGAATCTGAAGTACACCTACTTGGCGGATGGAGACAAGCTACTCGTGATCATCGCCGACAACcttcagcctgaccaagaggagAAGTTGCTGAATCTGTTGAAGCAACATAAGAGAGCCATAGGTTGGTCACTTGCAGACATTCCCGGTATATCCCCTTCCTTATGCATGCACAGGATTCATTTAGAGGAAGGAGCTCGACCAGCGAGACAGCCCCAAAGGAGACTCAATCCCACCATTCTAGATGTGgtcaagaaagaggtaagtaaacTACTTTCGGCTTGCATTATTTATCCTATCTCTgatagcaagtgggtgagtccagtgcaggTAGTTCCGAAGAAGACAGGATTCACAGTGGTAGCCAATGAGAGGAATGAGCTAGTGCCCATGCGAGTGCAGAACAGCTGA